Proteins from one Ovis aries strain OAR_USU_Benz2616 breed Rambouillet chromosome 12, ARS-UI_Ramb_v3.0, whole genome shotgun sequence genomic window:
- the PARK7 gene encoding Parkinson disease protein 7: protein MASKRALVILAKGAEEMETVIPVDVMRRAGIKVTVAGLAGKDPVQCSRDVVICPDASLEDARKEGPYDVVVLPGGNLGAQNLSESAAVKEILKEQEKRKGLIAAICAGPTALLAHEIGFGSKVTTHPLAKDKMMNGSHYSYSENRVEKDGLILTSRGPGTSFEFALKIVEVLVGKEVADQVKAPLVLKD from the exons ATGGCTTCAAAAAGAGCTCTGGTCATCCTGGCTAAAGGAGCCGAGGAAATGGAGACAGTTATCCCTGTAGATGTCATGAGACGAGCTGGA ATTAAGGTCACCGTCGCAGGTCTGGCTGGAAAAGACCCGGTACAGTGTAGCCGAGATGTTGTCATTTGTCCTGACGCCAGTctggaagatgcaagaaaagag GGACCTTACGATGTGGTGGTTCTGCCAGGAGGCAATCTGGGTGCACAGAATTTATCCGAG TCCGCTGCTGTGAAGGAGATACTGAAGGAACAAGAGAAGAGGAAGGGCCTCATCGCTGCCATCTGTGCAG gTCCTACAGCTCTGCTGGCTCATGAAATAGGTTTTGGAAGCAAAGTTACAACACACCCACTTGCTAAAGACAAAATGATGAACGGAA gTCATTACAGCTACTCCGAGAACCGTGTGGAGAAAGACGGCCTGATCCTCACCAGCCGGGGGCCAGGAACCAGCTTCGAGTTTGCGCTGAAGATCGTCGAGGTGCTGGTTGGCAAGGAGGTGGCCGACCAAGTGAAGGCCCCGCTGGTTCTTAAAGATTAA